From the genome of Verrucomicrobiia bacterium:
CCAGCGCCAGGAAGACCGTGCCCACCGGTTTCTCCGGGGTGCCGCCTCCCGGCCCGGCAATGCCGGTGAGGGCCACGGCCACGTCGGCCTGGGCGCGGCGCAAGGCTCCTTGCGCCATGGCCTGGGCCACGGGGGCGCTCACCGCCCCATGGGCGGCCAGCAGCTCGGGGGGCACATCCAACCAGGCGCTTTTGGCTTCGTTGGCGTAGGCCACCACTCCGCCCCAGAGCGCCTGCGAGATGCCGGGAATGTTGGTAAGCCGATGCGCCACAAACCCGCCGGTGCAGGACTCCGCCAGCGCCAGCCGGACTTTTTGTTGTAACAGCAGACGGGCCACCACTTCCTCCAGCTTTTCATCGCCTTCCCCAAAAATCCAGAGGCCCACCAGTTTTTCCACGATTTGCCGGCCCTGGCTGACCCGCTCCGCCGCCTGGGGGCCGCGGGCGGAGAGGCGCACGTCCACCTCGGCCGGGCGCGCGCAGAAGCCCAGCTCCAGGCCTTGCTGCAGGAGCGCTTGCAAGGGCGGGGTGATCATTTCCTCCACGCGCGATTCGCCCAGGCCAGTGGAGCGGAGCGTGACCACGGCGTATTCCTCCCGGCCGGGGAAATGCTGGCGCAGGCGGGGCAGCACCTGATCGCAAAACATGGGCTGCAGCTCGCGGGGCGGTCCCGGCAACATGATGAGCACCGAGCCGCCCTCCGCGCGAAAGCGGCCCGCCGGCACCTCCAGCCACAGTCCGGGGGCGGTGCCAAATTGATTCATCAGGACGGTGGCGCCTTCGGGCACCAGGGCCTGGACGCGGGTGGTGGGGGGCTGGCGGCGCTGACGGCGTGCAAACCAGGCGGCGATGTGGGCCAGCACAGCGGCGTCTTCCTGCAGGCGGCGGCCCAGCAGTTGGGCCACGTGGTCGCGGGTCAGGTCGTCCGAGGTGGGGCCGAGGCCGCCGGTGGTGATGACGATTTCCGCCCGCGCAAGGGCCTCGCGCACGGCCTGGGCAATCTCCGGGCCGGTATCGGCCACGGTGACCTGCCGATGAACGAGGAAGCCGGCATCTATCAGTTGCCGGCAGAGCCAAAGCTGGTGAGTGTTGAGCACCCGGCCCAGCAGCAGCTCGGAGCCGGTATTGATGATTTCCACGCGCGCCGTCATGCCGAGGGGAAGGTAGCCCCAACCTCACGCGCGCCGCAAGCTGCGTCCCAGGACGGTTTCGTACATGGCCAGCACATTTTCCACGGGCGTGCGGGCCTGGATGTTGTGGATGGTGTTGAACACGAAGCCGCCGTTTTGATTGAAGACGCGGAGGCGTTCGGCCACCTCCTGCTGCACTTCGTCCGGCGTGCCAAACGGCAGGGTTTGTTGGGTGTTCACGCCCCCGCCCCAGAAGACGAGGCGATCGCCGTACCGGCTTTTCAACTTCTCCGGCTCCATGCCGGCGGCGGAGCATTGGACGGGGTTGATGATGTCCACGCCCGCCTCGATGAAATCGTCCAAAAAAGCGACAATGGAGCCGCAGGAGTGATAAAAAGTTTTCCAGGGAGTGTTTTGATGCACCCATTCATTGAGCCGTTGGTGGTAGGGTTTGAACAGCTCGCGGTACATCTGGGGTGAGATGAACGGCCCGCGCTGGCTGCCAAAGTCCGTGCCGCTGATGACCAGCACATCAATTTTGTCGCCCACCGCCTGTCGGTAGAGCTTCAGGTTTTCAAAGACGATCTCGAACTGGATTTCGAAAATTTCGCGGATGTAATCGGGGCGTTCCACCAGCATTTCATACCAGCGCTGGGGATCGCGGATGCCCTTGGGATGGGCGACATTCAGGCCGGGCACCAGCGCGATGTCCCCAAAGCCGCCCTGCCCCCAGCAGCCCACCAGGGATTTATCGGTGTGGCGGTAGAGGTCATCGGTCACCCGCTGCAAGAAAGCCAGGTCTTCGTCCGTGTGCCGGCTGACCTGCTGCTCGGCGAATTCGCGGGGGTCCAGATGCTCCTCGGCGTCGGGTGCCTGACGCACGATGGCATCAAAGAAATCTCCGCCCTGGGGCATGCGGGCGCAGGGCGGTGCGTTGAGATCGCCCTGGGGGTGCATCAGGAGATCCCCCTGCTCATCCACCGTCACATTGAAGAACTCGCTCACGAGCACTTCTGTCCCGTCAAAGAGCGTGAAAGGCTTCCAGTTTTGGTTGCGGAAACCAAAGATGGTGGTGGGCAGTTTGACGGTCACGGTATCCACCCCCAGCAGATCGGCCACTTCCGGCTCCACCTCCGCCAGCATTTGGTAAGGCTCGTCCACTTTGACCCGTTTGGGGGGCAGGCCGAGGGCCAGTCGCAGCTTGCTGTAGGTGCTGGCGTGAATGCCGGTGACCCAGGTGCTGCCCAGGTCAATGGGCGCGCGGTCCGGGGCGCGATGATTCAAGGCGGTGCGCACACGCTCGCGGGGAGTCATGGTTTGCATGGCCTTTTGGTATCGCCACCCTGCCGCCATTCCAAGTCTAAACTCCAATCGGTAACTCCAGGGGGGCGGGTGATGGGCCGGCTGCCTGCCGTGGCTGGGCGGAAGAATGGCCGGGTCTGGGGGCGGTTTTCCCAAGCTCTGGCGGTTGGGCAAATAAAGGGCGGCGAACATGCGCGGGAGAGGCGCCAGCGGCAGGAAAGGTTTGAAATTCAGGCTTTTTTGTGCCATGCTGGTGGACACATGATGGCTCTGAAACATAACCCCGCCGGATGGCTGGCATGCGTGCTTTTGGTGTCCCTGCTCCCCGCGGCCGCGGCACCGGCTTATGATCGGTTCCAACAGCGTTGGGTGCTGCCCCGCACGAATTATGTGGATGTGACCACGGACAACCTGGGGGCCACTGCCGAGGCCGGGGAGCCGGTGTTGCTGCCCAGCGCCAGCCGCCAGACGGTTTGGTTTGAGTGGACGCCGCCCACCAACGGCAATTACCTGATCACCACCTATGGCAGCTCCTTCAACACGGTGTTGGGCATATTCACCGGCAACAGTGTCAATGCCCTGAGCCTGGTGGCGGTGGATAATGACGGCGTGGATCCGTGGGGGATGCCCATGGGGGATTTGATCGCGCTCACCAACGCGAGCGCCAGTGTGGCCTACAAAATTGTGGTGGACGGTGTGGGGGCAGGTGGCGGGGGGATGGTGCGGTTGTCCATTATGCCGAACAACGATTTGTTTGCCGATCGGCGGGTGGTGCGGGGGGCCTTTGTCGAGCAGATTTCCTACAACGGCAAGGCGGGCAAGGAGCCTTATGAGCATACCCACGCCACCGGCTCGATCAATCGCGGCACCAATCCCCCCGGGAAATCGTTGTGGTGGGAGTGGACGCCGCCGGCGCCTGGCAATTACCTGATCAGCACCTATCCTAGCACATGCCAGACGGTGCTTTCGGTCTATCGGGCCACCGGCCCGGCCATCACAAATATTGTCAAGGTGGCTTCCGATACCGAGGTGTATTGGGGGGGGGATGCATCCATTGACCAGTTTGGCAATTTGATCGCGGTGACGGTTACCAGCACGGCCGATGTGTATCGGATTGCGGTGGACGGCGCCCAATGGGTGGACGGCGGGGTCACCAATACCCAGAGCGGCCAGATCACTCTGCGCATCCAACCGCACAATGACCACCTGAGCCAGGCCATTGCGTTGACGGGCGCCGTGGTCCGGGCCACCGGCATGAACGGCCTGGCTACCAAGGAGGATGGGGAGGAAAACAAAACCAACGCCACGCAGGATGATCCTTTCAACACGCGCTTCTTCCCGCGGCAGTCGGTTTGGTGGAAATGGACCCCGCCGGCGAATGGCAATTATCTAATCACAACCTACGGGAGCATGTTCAACACCTTTTTAGGCGTGCTGACCAACTCCCAGAATCCTCCCACCATCGCCGGCCTGGCATGGGCGGTGGGGCCTGATACCAGTGATGATAATGGAGCCTCGGCCTTCGATGTCACCAGTCTGGTGCCCCTGGCCAACGCCCGCACCAACCAGACTTATTACATTTTTGTGGATGGCGCGTATGACGTGAACACGGAGAATTACGGTTTTATCAAGCTGGGCATCGTGCCGGACAACAACATGGTAGCCAACCGGATCATGCTCACCGGTCATCGGGCCACCAGCTATAGTTACAATGGCCGCGCCAATGCGGAAAACCGCGAGCCCTTGCCGCCCAACGCGGAGCGCGATTTGCGCACCCTCTGGTGGGGCTGGGTGGCGCCCACCAACGGCCTGGTGACGATTGACACCGCCGACAGCAGTTTTGTCACGTTGTTGGGGGTGTGGACGGGCAACAATGCTGATTTTACGGATTACCAGCTCGTGGCCTGGAATGTTTATGGCACCAACGATTTCCGCAGCCGGGTGAGTTTTCCCACGATACCCGGCCGCGAGTACAAGATTCAGGTCACGGGCGTGGCCGCCAGCGAGTACGGCGAGGCGGTGGTGAATTTGTATTTTGAACCCATGCCGGCTTTGCCCAATGACAACTGGGCCAATGCCGCGCCCTTGTCCGGTTCATCGGTGCAGGTGACCGCCACCAATCTCATTGCGACCAAGGAAGCTGGCGAGCCCAATCACGCCGGCGTGGCCGGGGGGCGCTCCCTGTGGTGGCGCTGGACGGCGCCGGGCAACGGGGTGACCACCATCAACACCTACGACAGCCTGTCCTGGCATCCAGACAATTCCGGGGCGCCCTTGGACACAGTGTTGGCGGTGTACACGGGTACGGCGCTGAATGCTTTGACGGTGGTGGCCACCAATAATGATGATGTCCTGTTCGCCCCTAACAGCTCGGTGACCTTCACGGCTGTGGTGGGCCGGACGTATTACATCGCGGTGGACACGGCTCTTGTGAGTGACCCGCCGTCCTTGGATTTTGGGGTGATCAACCTGCAACTGGAGCAGCTTACGGCGCCCCCCAATGACATGTTTTCCAACCGCCTGGCGATTGTGGGGTTCCCCGCGGTGGTGACGGGCACCACGGTCAATGCCACGCGGGAAACGGGCGAATACTCCAACCCCAGCGTGGTGGGGGGCGGCTCCGTTTGGTGGAGCTGGACGGCGCCCTTTACCGGACGGGTAATTTTTACCACGGAAGGGAGCAGCATTGACACCGTGCTGGCGGTTTTCCGCGGGGTCAACTTCAACGTGGCCAACCTGCTGGGGCAAAATGATTTTGCCAAGGAAGGCGCCCGCTACAGCCGCCTGATGCTCAACGTCACGTCCAACACCACTTACAACATCTCTGTGGAAGGCCAATATGGCGCGCAGGGGGGGGTGACGTTGAAAATCCTGTCCACCAACCAGACGATCAGCGGGGTGACGCTGCTGACCAACCGCCAGTTCCGTCTGACCTTCCCGGCCTTCCCGGCTTACAACTACGAGATTTTGTATGCGGATGACATCACCGGCCCGTGGCAGAGCCTGGACTTGATCACCGCGAC
Proteins encoded in this window:
- a CDS encoding competence/damage-inducible protein A, whose product is MTARVEIINTGSELLLGRVLNTHQLWLCRQLIDAGFLVHRQVTVADTGPEIAQAVREALARAEIVITTGGLGPTSDDLTRDHVAQLLGRRLQEDAAVLAHIAAWFARRQRRQPPTTRVQALVPEGATVLMNQFGTAPGLWLEVPAGRFRAEGGSVLIMLPGPPRELQPMFCDQVLPRLRQHFPGREEYAVVTLRSTGLGESRVEEMITPPLQALLQQGLELGFCARPAEVDVRLSARGPQAAERVSQGRQIVEKLVGLWIFGEGDEKLEEVVARLLLQQKVRLALAESCTGGFVAHRLTNIPGISQALWGGVVAYANEAKSAWLDVPPELLAAHGAVSAPVAQAMAQGALRRAQADVAVALTGIAGPGGGTPEKPVGTVFLALAWRDGIHVQAHLNAMDRETFKYVTSQQALDLLRRRLLGLPLEQGRP
- a CDS encoding uroporphyrinogen decarboxylase family protein, whose protein sequence is MQTMTPRERVRTALNHRAPDRAPIDLGSTWVTGIHASTYSKLRLALGLPPKRVKVDEPYQMLAEVEPEVADLLGVDTVTVKLPTTIFGFRNQNWKPFTLFDGTEVLVSEFFNVTVDEQGDLLMHPQGDLNAPPCARMPQGGDFFDAIVRQAPDAEEHLDPREFAEQQVSRHTDEDLAFLQRVTDDLYRHTDKSLVGCWGQGGFGDIALVPGLNVAHPKGIRDPQRWYEMLVERPDYIREIFEIQFEIVFENLKLYRQAVGDKIDVLVISGTDFGSQRGPFISPQMYRELFKPYHQRLNEWVHQNTPWKTFYHSCGSIVAFLDDFIEAGVDIINPVQCSAAGMEPEKLKSRYGDRLVFWGGGVNTQQTLPFGTPDEVQQEVAERLRVFNQNGGFVFNTIHNIQARTPVENVLAMYETVLGRSLRRA